A genomic region of Anopheles coustani chromosome 3, idAnoCousDA_361_x.2, whole genome shotgun sequence contains the following coding sequences:
- the LOC131271490 gene encoding NADH dehydrogenase [ubiquinone] 1 subunit C2, which translates to MYGGKTPQELLSGSFSKSWLHDKWAPLVGSVFGFLGACYVNYGTGRPPLSGIQKHILAALAVGATATMVDKWREAHFAEKDATLRHYIQLHPEDFPTPERKKFADVLEHWQPIR; encoded by the exons atgtacggCGGAAAAACTCCCCAGGAGCTGCTGTCGGGATCGTTTTCCAAGTCCTGGCTGCACGATAAGTGGGCACCGCTCGTCGGCAGTGTATTCGGATTCCTTGGCGCCTGCTACGTGAACTATGGCACCGGTCGTCCCCCATTGAGCG GTATCCAGAAGCATATTCTTGCCGCGCTAGCGGTCGGTGCGACGGCCACCATGGTGGACAAGTGGCGCGAGGCCCACTTTGCCGAAAAAGATGCTACTCTCCGCCACTACATCCAACTGCATCCCGAGGATTTCCCGACGCCCG AACGCAAAAAGTTCGCTGATGTGCTTGAACACTGGCAGCCGATTCGTTAG
- the LOC131271471 gene encoding lipid storage droplets surface-binding protein 1 isoform X1: MVVIRSTVFLLSVKFIVSVHRQLKRQHSGLPQMESLSRFSSIPMVETGIKTAGTVYKRVKTSNGLLTWGFETAESITYALLDSLRPATKMIEGPLHQLDSIMCKSLDLVEQKVPSMYLPPEMMFWNTKEYMNDHLMKPVLSRANSMKNLGHAVLESRVSNRVADRIDGALVVCDKYVERYLPTEPQDLPDSATCTPAQPKDSNEMHVVQTFHRGQQFSRKLKRRLTFRTRQELSALKKQSTEAVHVVAYAAELIATNPRLAMQKAIELWRYLSKDEPENQARPQTLEQVAVLLTRESARKMVHLINFVTNGVTRVPKAVRAQTRELVHHFLFATEHLMKTVHLDKAKNATLSETSGLVHRIQHTYDDLQNQTNLALHGQLSLANIDRHDFIHWLLLKVERLAVFLSGRLEAEKITTSGNPRRRIQPRPNSNPMNSNINGVC; the protein is encoded by the exons atggtggtgatacGTAGTACGGTGTTCTTACTGTCGGTCAAATTCATCGTTTCAGTGCACCGTCAGCTGAAGCGGCAACACTCGGGGCTGCCCCAGATGGAGTCCCTGTCGCGGTTCAGCAGCATTCCGATGGTGGAGACCGGCATTAAGACCGCCGGCACGGTCTACAAGCGCGTGAAGACGAGCAACGGGCTGCTGACCTGGGGCTTCGAGACGGCCGAGTCGATCACTTACGCGCTGCTCGATTCACTTCGACCAGCCACCAAAATGATCGAGGGTCCACTGCACCAGCTGGACAGTATCATGTGCAAGAGCCTCGATCTTGTCGAGCAGAAGGTGCCTTCGATGTATCTCCCACCGGAAATG atgttttgGAACACGAAGGAGTACATGAACGATCATCTCATGAAACCGGTGCTTTCGAGGGCCAACTCTATGAAGAACCTGGGCCATGCCGTACTCGAGTCCCGTGTGTCGAACCGTGTGGCCGACCGGATCGACGGAGCTCTGGTCGTGTGCGACAAGTACGTCGAACGGTACCTTCCGACCGAACCGCAGGATCTGCCCGATT CTGCAACCTGCACCCCCGCCCAGCCGAAAGACTCGAACGAAATGCACGTCGTGCAAACCTTCCATCGTGGTCAGCAATTTTCGCGCAAACTTAAACGTCGCCTTACGTTCCGCACACGCCAGGAACTGAGCGCCCTCAAGAAACAGAGTACCGAAGCGGTGCACGTCGTGGCGTACGCGGCCGAGCTGATCGCTACCAATCCCCGGCTCGCGATGCAGAAGGCGATCGAGCTATGGCGTTACCTCAGCAAAGACGAACCCGAAAACCAGGCCCGCCCACAAACGCTCGAACAGGTGGCCGTGCTGTTGACGCGCGAATCCGCCCGCAAGATGGTGCACCTGATCAACTTTGTCACCAACGGCGTGACCCGCGTCCCGAAGGCGGTCCGTGCGCAGACACGTGAGCTGGTGCACCATTTCCTGTTCGCGACGGAGCACCTGATGAAAACGGTCCATCTGGACAAGGCAAAGAACGCAACGCTTTCGGAGACGAGCGGTTTGGTGCATCGGATCCAGCATACGTACGACGATCTACAAAACCAGACGAACCTGGCGCTG CACGGTCAGCTTTCGCTGGCAAATATTGATCGGCATGATTTTATCCATTGGCTTTTGTTAAAAGTG GAACGCCTGGCTGTATTCCTCTCCGGACGTCTGGAGGCGGAAAAGATCACCACCAGCGGAAACCCTCGCCGACGCATACAACCTCGACCGAACAGCAATCCAATGAACTCGAACATAAACGGCGTTTGCTAG
- the LOC131271471 gene encoding lipid storage droplets surface-binding protein 1 isoform X2 gives MVVIRSTVFLLSVKFIVSVHRQLKRQHSGLPQMESLSRFSSIPMVETGIKTAGTVYKRVKTSNGLLTWGFETAESITYALLDSLRPATKMIEGPLHQLDSIMCKSLDLVEQKVPSMYLPPEMMFWNTKEYMNDHLMKPVLSRANSMKNLGHAVLESRVSNRVADRIDGALVVCDKYVERYLPTEPQDLPDSATCTPAQPKDSNEMHVVQTFHRGQQFSRKLKRRLTFRTRQELSALKKQSTEAVHVVAYAAELIATNPRLAMQKAIELWRYLSKDEPENQARPQTLEQVAVLLTRESARKMVHLINFVTNGVTRVPKAVRAQTRELVHHFLFATEHLMKTVHLDKAKNATLSETSGLVHRIQHTYDDLQNQTNLALERLAVFLSGRLEAEKITTSGNPRRRIQPRPNSNPMNSNINGVC, from the exons atggtggtgatacGTAGTACGGTGTTCTTACTGTCGGTCAAATTCATCGTTTCAGTGCACCGTCAGCTGAAGCGGCAACACTCGGGGCTGCCCCAGATGGAGTCCCTGTCGCGGTTCAGCAGCATTCCGATGGTGGAGACCGGCATTAAGACCGCCGGCACGGTCTACAAGCGCGTGAAGACGAGCAACGGGCTGCTGACCTGGGGCTTCGAGACGGCCGAGTCGATCACTTACGCGCTGCTCGATTCACTTCGACCAGCCACCAAAATGATCGAGGGTCCACTGCACCAGCTGGACAGTATCATGTGCAAGAGCCTCGATCTTGTCGAGCAGAAGGTGCCTTCGATGTATCTCCCACCGGAAATG atgttttgGAACACGAAGGAGTACATGAACGATCATCTCATGAAACCGGTGCTTTCGAGGGCCAACTCTATGAAGAACCTGGGCCATGCCGTACTCGAGTCCCGTGTGTCGAACCGTGTGGCCGACCGGATCGACGGAGCTCTGGTCGTGTGCGACAAGTACGTCGAACGGTACCTTCCGACCGAACCGCAGGATCTGCCCGATT CTGCAACCTGCACCCCCGCCCAGCCGAAAGACTCGAACGAAATGCACGTCGTGCAAACCTTCCATCGTGGTCAGCAATTTTCGCGCAAACTTAAACGTCGCCTTACGTTCCGCACACGCCAGGAACTGAGCGCCCTCAAGAAACAGAGTACCGAAGCGGTGCACGTCGTGGCGTACGCGGCCGAGCTGATCGCTACCAATCCCCGGCTCGCGATGCAGAAGGCGATCGAGCTATGGCGTTACCTCAGCAAAGACGAACCCGAAAACCAGGCCCGCCCACAAACGCTCGAACAGGTGGCCGTGCTGTTGACGCGCGAATCCGCCCGCAAGATGGTGCACCTGATCAACTTTGTCACCAACGGCGTGACCCGCGTCCCGAAGGCGGTCCGTGCGCAGACACGTGAGCTGGTGCACCATTTCCTGTTCGCGACGGAGCACCTGATGAAAACGGTCCATCTGGACAAGGCAAAGAACGCAACGCTTTCGGAGACGAGCGGTTTGGTGCATCGGATCCAGCATACGTACGACGATCTACAAAACCAGACGAACCTGGCGCTG GAACGCCTGGCTGTATTCCTCTCCGGACGTCTGGAGGCGGAAAAGATCACCACCAGCGGAAACCCTCGCCGACGCATACAACCTCGACCGAACAGCAATCCAATGAACTCGAACATAAACGGCGTTTGCTAG